A window from Symbiopectobacterium purcellii encodes these proteins:
- a CDS encoding C1 family peptidase produces the protein MEKITRRMISRLGYVPDIPDIRDVHYRPDETLMHKLPPVVDLTPTFSVYDQGRIGSCTANALAGAVQYERAVNGESPDFTPSRLFIYYNERVIEGSVDYDAGAMLRDGIKALHKIGVCPEKKWPYDDTPPAHDGGAFPSGAPARKKPNSSCYQEASRYVITRYERVRQDISHLKNCLAGGTPFVFGFTVYDSWLNGTIPPPTQIPMPEQKDRPVGGHAVLCVGYDDRTQLFRIRNSWGASVGEKGYFLMPYDYMIHPHLASDFWVIYTVRN, from the coding sequence GTGGAAAAAATCACCCGAAGAATGATATCCCGGCTGGGATATGTACCTGACATTCCGGATATTCGCGACGTTCATTACCGCCCTGATGAAACCCTGATGCATAAGCTGCCACCGGTGGTTGACCTGACGCCAACTTTTTCGGTTTATGACCAAGGCCGGATCGGCTCCTGCACGGCAAATGCCCTGGCAGGTGCCGTGCAGTATGAAAGGGCCGTTAACGGCGAATCACCTGACTTTACTCCCTCACGCCTGTTCATATACTATAACGAACGCGTTATTGAGGGCAGTGTTGATTATGACGCAGGAGCGATGCTGCGCGACGGGATAAAGGCACTGCATAAAATCGGCGTCTGCCCGGAAAAAAAATGGCCTTATGATGACACTCCGCCAGCACATGACGGCGGGGCCTTTCCGTCGGGCGCTCCCGCGAGGAAGAAACCCAATTCTTCCTGCTATCAGGAGGCGTCCAGGTATGTGATTACCCGATATGAGCGCGTCCGGCAGGATATATCTCACCTGAAAAACTGTCTTGCCGGCGGCACGCCGTTTGTGTTCGGATTCACCGTTTATGACAGCTGGCTGAATGGTACTATACCTCCGCCCACACAAATCCCGATGCCAGAGCAGAAAGACCGGCCTGTCGGGGGGCATGCAGTCCTGTGCGTCGGATATGATGACCGCACGCAGCTTTTCCGTATACGCAACTCATGGGGAGCTAGCGTCGGGGAAAAAGGATATTTCTTAATGCCCTATGACTATATGATCCATCCTCATCTGGCAAGCGATTTCTGGGTTATCTACACAGTGAGAAACTGA
- a CDS encoding tyrosine-type recombinase/integrase — MQQAIDRAREEGIEFALPAINPKTLRHSFAMHLFFNHVPPKVVQAYMGYERYESTEVYLKIFALDVAPQLGVTFSLDHRYYSHLLTLNE; from the coding sequence ATGCAACAGGCGATCGACAGAGCCCGGGAAGAGGGAATTGAATTTGCGCTCCCGGCCATCAATCCAAAGACGCTACGGCACAGTTTTGCCATGCATCTGTTTTTCAACCACGTGCCGCCGAAAGTCGTCCAGGCCTATATGGGGTATGAACGCTATGAAAGCACGGAGGTGTATCTGAAGATTTTTGCGCTGGACGTGGCGCCACAGCTGGGTGTCACATTTTCGCTGGATCACCGTTATTACAGCCATCTTTTGACACTAAATGAATGA
- a CDS encoding IS630 family transposase, producing MNINLTQEKKLKLSNLHRESRDRLVCDRIRCVLLCADGWTPEMIARSQLIHQIHQTTVRRHLHDWLNGEKLAPENGGSDSHLSEEQTAELITYLTNNLLRTTQAIIEQVVDWWGIRYTVPGMTKWLHRNGFSYRKPVGIPHKFSAEAQRAFVEKYHELKQKAGDDEPILFIDGVHPTQGTKLAYGWMPAGKKSQPVETTGSRTRLNIMGALNLNDIASTVVREYDSINSLNIARFFIAIRETYPIRKKVHIILDGAGYHRADLVKEWAYVMNIDLHYLPPYSPNLNPIERLWKVMNEQVRNNRYFASPKVFREKIHHFFDNILPGLAGALSRRINDNFQTLKNATSS from the coding sequence ATGAACATTAATCTTACTCAAGAGAAAAAACTAAAGCTCAGCAATCTCCACAGGGAAAGTCGTGACCGTCTTGTATGCGATCGGATACGGTGTGTTCTTTTGTGCGCCGATGGCTGGACGCCGGAAATGATTGCACGTTCGCAACTTATTCACCAAATTCACCAAACCACGGTACGTCGTCACCTCCATGACTGGCTAAATGGTGAGAAACTTGCGCCTGAAAATGGCGGCTCTGATAGCCATCTCAGCGAAGAGCAAACCGCTGAACTTATCACATACCTGACGAACAATCTTCTCCGTACCACACAGGCTATCATTGAACAGGTTGTTGATTGGTGGGGTATCCGCTACACCGTTCCGGGCATGACTAAGTGGCTGCACCGTAACGGCTTCAGTTACAGAAAGCCTGTGGGCATCCCGCATAAATTCAGTGCAGAAGCACAGCGGGCATTTGTGGAAAAATACCACGAGTTGAAACAAAAAGCCGGTGACGATGAACCCATCCTGTTTATCGATGGCGTGCACCCAACACAGGGAACAAAACTGGCATATGGCTGGATGCCCGCTGGAAAAAAATCTCAGCCAGTGGAAACCACCGGCAGCCGTACCCGGTTGAACATCATGGGGGCCTTGAACCTGAACGACATCGCCAGTACGGTGGTTCGGGAGTACGACAGCATCAACAGTCTCAATATCGCCCGCTTTTTTATCGCTATCCGGGAAACTTACCCGATAAGGAAGAAAGTGCATATCATCCTCGACGGAGCCGGTTATCACCGAGCGGATCTGGTGAAAGAGTGGGCGTATGTGATGAATATCGACCTCCACTATTTGCCGCCATACAGCCCAAATCTGAACCCGATAGAAAGACTGTGGAAAGTGATGAATGAACAGGTGCGGAATAACCGCTACTTTGCTTCACCAAAGGTGTTTCGGGAGAAAATACACCACTTTTTCGACAATATATTACCGGGATTGGCCGGCGCCTTGTCGCGCCGGATTAATGACAATTTTCAGACGCTGAAAAATGCAACTTCAAGTTAA
- a CDS encoding inverse autotransporter beta domain-containing protein, whose product MFAQGSLHRTDSRTQANLGAGLRHFTPTYMLGGNLFGDYDLSRDHARMGAGLEYWRDFLKLGVNGYMRLTGWKDSPDLADYQERPANGWDVRAQAWVPSLPQLGGKLTYEQYYGKEVALFGVDNRQKDPHAITAGVNYTPVPLITLEAEQRQGQSGKSDTRFTVDMKYQLGVPWRNQVDPDAVAAMRSLTGSRYDLVERNNNIVLEYRRKDAIRLHTVDLITGHAGEQKSLGVSVTSTYGLSRIDWDASSLTAAGGKVVQNGGDYAVVLPAYQTAAQAVNTYTVSGVAVDTKGNHSERSDTQVTVQAPEVNKQHSTFTPVSSVLPADGKSTQVLTLTLRDENNQAVDIDVKDISLQDSTLKSAAVSALTRKSAGVYTVTVTAGTDNENVTLTPSVSGVTLSPAGVTISTPDADQSQFSASSETIVADNTATSALTLVAKDARGNSLTGLKDSLTFVVTDGNGKAPASGVITESAITESGTKGTYTATLKGVAAGKYTVVPQFNGTALGSLSATVTLTAATPAQATSAINADATTYVSGADMLITVTLKDAQSNAVTGQQAALTSTSVTVANATLKSGSSWKDNGDGTYTATYTATTAGTDLKAKVKASGWSGAAASEAYAITEPVTIKHVSVNGYTFEKDAGFPTTGFKGAEFTLELSSGSASDYDWTTDAPSWVSVSAGVVSFTGQGTGDKVTITGTPKSGGRAIAYSFTLGSWFINNGGAYMNWTDGAAYCAALSGYGQPTVQQLNGGGSLSRGTRGTLGGLWSEWGNLNKYTGAGFSGSYYWSSEQKSSGSHYDVSLNDGYVLSFNDYNTDVVVCRQGL is encoded by the coding sequence GTGTTCGCCCAGGGCAGCCTGCACCGGACCGACAGCCGGACTCAGGCCAACCTCGGTGCGGGCCTGCGTCACTTCACCCCCACATACATGCTGGGCGGAAACCTGTTCGGGGACTACGACCTTTCCCGGGACCATGCGCGTATGGGGGCCGGTCTTGAGTACTGGCGTGACTTCCTGAAGCTGGGTGTCAACGGTTACATGCGTCTGACGGGCTGGAAGGACTCCCCGGACCTGGCCGACTACCAGGAGCGGCCGGCAAACGGCTGGGATGTCCGGGCGCAGGCGTGGGTGCCGTCCCTGCCGCAGCTGGGCGGAAAGCTGACGTACGAGCAGTACTACGGCAAAGAGGTCGCCCTGTTCGGGGTTGACAACCGCCAGAAGGATCCGCATGCAATCACGGCCGGGGTTAACTATACGCCTGTTCCGCTGATTACCCTGGAGGCAGAGCAGCGTCAGGGCCAGTCAGGTAAAAGCGACACGCGATTCACCGTGGACATGAAATACCAGCTTGGGGTGCCGTGGCGTAATCAGGTGGACCCGGATGCTGTGGCGGCCATGCGCAGTCTTACGGGCAGCCGGTATGACCTGGTGGAGCGCAACAATAATATTGTGCTGGAGTATCGCAGGAAAGATGCAATACGACTGCATACAGTGGACCTGATTACCGGCCATGCCGGTGAGCAGAAATCCCTGGGGGTGTCGGTGACCAGCACGTACGGGCTGTCCCGCATTGACTGGGATGCCTCATCCCTGACCGCTGCCGGCGGTAAAGTTGTGCAGAACGGCGGGGATTACGCGGTGGTGCTCCCGGCATATCAGACCGCGGCTCAGGCGGTGAACACGTACACCGTCAGCGGTGTGGCGGTGGACACGAAGGGCAACCACTCTGAGCGGAGTGACACTCAGGTGACGGTGCAGGCGCCGGAGGTGAATAAACAGCACAGTACCTTCACCCCGGTGAGCAGCGTGCTGCCGGCGGACGGAAAGAGCACGCAGGTACTTACCCTGACGCTGCGGGATGAAAATAATCAGGCGGTGGATATTGATGTGAAGGATATCAGCCTGCAAGACAGTACGCTGAAAAGTGCCGCAGTATCGGCCCTGACACGAAAATCTGCCGGTGTGTACACCGTCACGGTGACGGCGGGCACGGACAATGAGAATGTGACGCTGACGCCGTCGGTAAGTGGCGTCACCCTGTCGCCGGCGGGGGTGACCATCAGCACGCCTGATGCGGACCAGTCGCAGTTCTCGGCGAGTTCGGAGACCATTGTGGCTGACAACACTGCCACCTCGGCACTGACGCTGGTTGCGAAGGATGCCCGGGGTAATTCTCTTACGGGCCTGAAGGACAGTCTGACGTTCGTGGTAACGGACGGCAACGGTAAGGCACCGGCCAGCGGTGTTATCACGGAAAGCGCCATCACGGAGAGCGGTACAAAAGGGACATACACGGCGACCCTGAAGGGGGTCGCGGCAGGTAAATATACTGTTGTACCGCAATTCAATGGTACGGCCCTGGGTAGTCTGAGTGCGACAGTGACGCTCACGGCGGCCACACCGGCGCAGGCGACGTCGGCCATTAACGCTGACGCCACCACCTACGTCTCCGGTGCGGACATGCTCATCACCGTGACGCTGAAGGATGCACAGAGTAATGCGGTGACCGGGCAGCAAGCGGCCCTGACCAGCACTTCGGTGACGGTGGCGAACGCGACGCTGAAGTCGGGCAGCAGCTGGAAGGACAACGGCGACGGGACGTACACGGCAACGTACACGGCCACCACGGCGGGGACGGACCTGAAGGCGAAGGTGAAGGCTTCAGGCTGGAGCGGCGCGGCGGCGTCTGAGGCGTATGCCATCACAGAACCTGTCACGATAAAGCACGTCTCGGTAAATGGTTACACCTTTGAAAAAGACGCCGGCTTCCCGACCACGGGCTTTAAAGGGGCTGAATTTACCCTTGAACTGAGCAGCGGCAGCGCCTCTGATTATGACTGGACAACAGATGCGCCATCCTGGGTATCGGTGAGCGCAGGGGTGGTGAGCTTTACGGGCCAGGGAACAGGAGACAAGGTTACCATCACGGGCACGCCGAAAAGCGGCGGTAGGGCAATAGCCTACTCGTTCACCCTGGGCAGCTGGTTTATTAATAATGGTGGCGCATACATGAACTGGACTGATGGCGCGGCATACTGCGCTGCACTGTCCGGCTACGGACAGCCAACGGTGCAGCAGCTTAACGGCGGTGGCAGTCTTTCCCGTGGTACCCGCGGCACTCTGGGCGGACTGTGGAGTGAGTGGGGAAATTTGAATAAATACACAGGCGCGGGTTTCTCCGGCAGCTATTACTGGTCGTCGGAGCAGAAGAGCAGCGGCAGCCACTACGACGTCAGCCTGAACGATGGCTACGTCCTCAGCTTCAACGACTACAACACGGACGTCGTGGTGTGTCGTCAGGGTCTTTAG
- a CDS encoding reverse transcriptase domain-containing protein, which yields MDTVFTPEQIHYQLLHCVTLTQRSIQKSASMETVSRTCRQLAADIFSHSYTPSPYTRFAVTDPKLREIYAPAFRDRLAQNWLVYHLTPFVERVLIDDTYANRRGRGVLAAVYRAQTFMRRPGNGYYLQLDVQNFFNSIPHSALLRQCDTLMTRYMSSHPLRTQIRDILEKSIRYAAPANTFTISGDRLLLDSIPAHKTLLAAGPDRGLPLGSASSQMLAGLFMAPPSTII from the coding sequence GTGGACACTGTCTTTACTCCAGAACAAATTCATTATCAACTTCTTCACTGCGTTACGCTGACGCAACGCAGTATCCAAAAATCTGCAAGCATGGAAACGGTCTCCCGTACCTGTCGTCAGCTCGCAGCCGACATATTCTCACACTCATACACACCATCACCCTACACACGGTTCGCCGTCACTGACCCTAAGCTCCGTGAGATTTATGCTCCTGCCTTTCGGGACCGGCTGGCGCAGAACTGGCTTGTGTATCACCTGACCCCTTTTGTTGAAAGGGTGCTTATTGACGACACATATGCGAACCGGCGAGGTCGCGGAGTACTGGCTGCCGTTTACCGTGCACAGACGTTCATGCGCCGCCCCGGAAACGGGTACTATCTGCAACTCGATGTTCAGAACTTCTTCAACAGCATCCCGCATTCAGCGCTTCTCCGGCAATGCGATACGCTGATGACCCGCTATATGTCTTCGCATCCGTTGCGGACACAAATCCGCGATATACTGGAAAAAAGCATCCGGTATGCAGCACCAGCAAATACCTTCACTATCAGCGGTGACCGCCTTTTGCTGGACAGCATTCCCGCACACAAAACTCTGCTTGCGGCAGGACCTGACAGGGGACTTCCACTCGGGTCTGCGTCCAGTCAGATGCTGGCCGGGTTGTTTATGGCCCCCCCCTCGACCATTATATAA
- a CDS encoding DUF1187 family protein has product MYRITAVIHKAGGAPVLWTYYSARRLTQTQCENMLSRGKVTGLGSG; this is encoded by the coding sequence ATGTACCGTATAACTGCAGTCATCCACAAGGCAGGAGGCGCGCCGGTCTTATGGACGTATTACTCAGCGCGCCGGCTGACGCAGACGCAGTGTGAAAATATGTTGTCGCGGGGAAAAGTCACGGGTTTAGGGTCAGGCTGA
- a CDS encoding recombinase family protein, translating to MLIGYMRVSKADGSQANDLQRDALIAAGVDAAHLYEDRASGKREDRPGLIACLKALRPDDTLIVWKLDRLGRDLRHLINTVHDLTGRGIGLKVLTGHGATIDTTTAAGKLVFGIFAALAEFERELIAERTTAGLASARARGRNGGRPYKMTPIKLRLAMASMGRPETKVSTLCQELGITRQTLYRHISPDGQLRADGIKLLNRG from the coding sequence ATGTTAATTGGTTATATGCGGGTATCAAAAGCAGATGGTTCTCAGGCGAATGATTTACAGCGTGATGCGCTGATCGCTGCCGGCGTTGACGCTGCCCATCTTTATGAAGACCGGGCATCAGGCAAGCGAGAAGATCGCCCTGGACTTATTGCCTGTCTGAAAGCCCTGCGGCCAGATGACACCCTGATTGTATGGAAACTGGATCGACTCGGTCGCGACCTTCGTCATCTCATTAATACGGTGCATGACCTTACCGGACGCGGGATAGGCCTGAAGGTACTGACCGGTCACGGAGCAACTATCGATACCACGACAGCTGCCGGCAAGCTTGTTTTTGGGATCTTTGCCGCACTGGCCGAGTTTGAGCGCGAACTGATTGCCGAGCGAACGACTGCAGGCCTTGCTTCAGCAAGAGCCCGCGGGAGGAACGGCGGACGGCCTTACAAAATGACGCCAATAAAATTGCGACTGGCAATGGCATCAATGGGACGGCCAGAGACGAAAGTCAGTACATTATGCCAGGAGCTGGGGATAACCCGACAAACGCTGTACCGCCACATATCCCCGGATGGTCAACTGCGCGCTGACGGCATAAAGCTGCTCAACCGGGGATAA
- the tnpC gene encoding IS66 family transposase, translating into MDTSYPDENARLRALLLEQQTTIRKMAEYNRLLSQRVAAYASEINRLKALVAKLQRMQFGKSSEKLREKTQRQVREAEERISALQEEMAEVLGEQHDPVLPQPLRQSSARKPLPASLSRETRTLWPAETACPACGGELSALGCDVSEQLELIISAFKVIETQRPKRACCSCDHIVQAPMPSKPIERSYAGPGLLARIVTAKFAEHTPHYRQSEIYRRQGVELSRATLGRWSGAVSELLEPLYDLLRQYVLMPGKVHTDDIPVPVQEPGSGKTRTARLWVYVRDDRNAGSQLPPAVWFAYSPDRKGVHPQQHLAGYSGILQADAYGGYNALYEDGRITEATCMAHARRKIHDVHARTPTDITTEALKRIGKLYAIEAEIRGSPADERLAVRKEQTVPLMQSLYDWIQGQMKMLSRHSDTAKAFAYLLKQWDALNLYCNNGWAEIDNNIAENALRGVALGRKNWLFAGSDAGGERAAVLYSLIGTCRLNGVEPEAWLRYVLGHIQDWPVNRLRDLLPWKTDLTSA; encoded by the coding sequence ATGGACACCTCATACCCTGATGAAAATGCCCGGCTCAGGGCACTGCTGCTGGAGCAGCAGACCACCATCCGCAAAATGGCGGAGTATAATCGTCTGCTCTCACAGCGAGTGGCGGCCTATGCCAGCGAAATCAACCGCCTGAAGGCGCTGGTCGCTAAGCTGCAGCGCATGCAGTTCGGCAAAAGCTCCGAAAAGCTGCGTGAGAAAACGCAGCGCCAGGTCCGCGAGGCGGAGGAGCGCATCAGCGCCCTGCAGGAGGAGATGGCGGAGGTGCTGGGCGAGCAGCATGACCCGGTACTCCCGCAGCCACTGCGTCAGTCTTCCGCCCGCAAACCGCTGCCGGCATCGCTTTCCCGCGAAACCCGCACGCTGTGGCCGGCAGAAACAGCCTGTCCGGCATGCGGCGGCGAACTCAGCGCACTGGGGTGCGACGTATCGGAGCAGCTGGAGCTTATCATCAGCGCCTTTAAGGTCATCGAAACGCAGCGGCCAAAACGGGCCTGCTGTAGCTGTGACCACATCGTTCAGGCTCCCATGCCGTCAAAACCCATCGAGCGCAGCTATGCGGGTCCCGGTCTGCTGGCACGCATCGTCACGGCGAAGTTCGCAGAGCACACACCCCACTACCGTCAGTCAGAGATATACCGTCGTCAGGGTGTTGAGCTGAGTCGTGCCACGCTGGGGCGCTGGTCGGGTGCGGTCAGCGAGCTGCTGGAGCCGCTGTACGACCTGCTGCGCCAGTACGTACTGATGCCGGGAAAGGTGCATACCGACGATATCCCTGTGCCGGTGCAGGAGCCGGGCAGCGGTAAAACCCGCACGGCCCGGCTGTGGGTGTACGTGCGGGATGACCGCAACGCGGGGTCACAGCTCCCGCCGGCGGTGTGGTTCGCGTACTCTCCGGACCGGAAAGGTGTACATCCACAGCAACACCTTGCGGGGTACAGCGGTATCCTGCAGGCGGACGCGTACGGAGGCTACAACGCGCTGTACGAAGACGGCCGCATCACGGAAGCGACCTGCATGGCCCATGCGCGGAGAAAAATCCACGATGTGCATGCCCGGACACCGACCGACATCACCACCGAAGCGCTGAAGCGCATCGGTAAGCTGTATGCCATCGAGGCGGAGATACGCGGCAGCCCGGCAGATGAGCGACTGGCGGTACGAAAAGAGCAGACGGTTCCACTGATGCAGTCCCTTTATGACTGGATACAGGGGCAGATGAAGATGCTGTCGCGCCACTCGGATACAGCGAAGGCGTTCGCCTACCTGCTGAAGCAGTGGGACGCGTTAAACCTGTACTGCAACAACGGCTGGGCGGAGATAGACAACAACATCGCGGAGAACGCGCTGCGTGGCGTTGCCCTGGGCCGGAAAAACTGGCTGTTCGCCGGTTCGGATGCGGGTGGAGAGCGTGCGGCAGTGCTGTACTCGCTGATCGGCACCTGCCGACTGAATGGTGTGGAGCCGGAGGCGTGGCTGCGATATGTCCTGGGACATATCCAGGACTGGCCGGTGAACCGGCTGCGCGACCTGCTGCCGTGGAAAACCGATCTCACCTCTGCATAA
- the tnpB gene encoding IS66 family insertion sequence element accessory protein TnpB (TnpB, as the term is used for proteins encoded by IS66 family insertion elements, is considered an accessory protein, since TnpC, encoded by a neighboring gene, is a DDE family transposase.): MPVISLPAGSRIWLVAGVTDMRNGFNGLASRVQNTLRDDPFSGHLFIFRERRGDMIKVLWADRDGLCLFTKRLERGHFVWPATRDGKVHLTPAQLSMLLEGINWRHPQRTERPGIRI; encoded by the coding sequence ATGCCGGTTATATCACTCCCTGCGGGCTCACGCATCTGGCTGGTTGCCGGCGTGACGGACATGCGCAACGGCTTCAATGGCCTTGCCTCCAGGGTGCAGAACACGTTACGGGATGACCCGTTCAGCGGGCATCTGTTTATCTTTCGGGAGCGTCGCGGCGACATGATAAAGGTACTCTGGGCGGACCGGGACGGTCTGTGCCTGTTCACCAAACGCCTGGAGCGTGGTCACTTCGTCTGGCCGGCGACCCGCGACGGTAAGGTCCACCTGACGCCGGCGCAGCTGTCCATGCTGCTGGAAGGCATTAACTGGAGGCACCCGCAGCGGACGGAACGACCTGGAATACGCATATAA
- the tnpA gene encoding IS66-like element accessory protein TnpA, which yields MSIIFNGHYRVKHRTWLLEVLRLHFEEKLPRIEAGRRLGIPKTTACDLFVRFRKAGLSWPLPPRINPKNLDKRLYRQNSRKSSGLPVATAPCEIPVARKRPRRPNFPRDFKIALVAQSMQPGVSVAQLARENNINDNLPFNWRRRYQQELSGTPASTPALLPVTLTATERSVSPLTPSAEESPCCELLLPAGTLRISGKLTPELLQMLIREMQGECRLYHSLRAHASGWLPA from the coding sequence GTGTCCATCATTTTTAATGGACATTATCGCGTGAAACACAGGACATGGCTTCTCGAGGTACTTCGCCTCCACTTTGAAGAAAAATTACCGCGCATTGAGGCCGGACGCCGGTTAGGCATCCCCAAAACCACGGCCTGCGATCTCTTTGTTCGCTTCAGGAAGGCCGGTCTGTCCTGGCCTTTGCCGCCACGAATCAACCCAAAAAACCTGGATAAACGCCTTTACCGGCAGAACTCCCGAAAATCGTCCGGTCTTCCCGTAGCCACTGCTCCCTGTGAAATCCCTGTTGCCCGCAAACGACCACGACGTCCCAACTTCCCCCGCGACTTCAAAATCGCTCTGGTGGCGCAGTCAATGCAACCCGGCGTCAGCGTGGCACAGCTTGCCCGTGAAAATAACATTAACGACAATCTCCCGTTCAACTGGCGGCGTCGTTATCAGCAGGAGTTGTCGGGAACTCCGGCCAGCACGCCAGCACTGCTCCCCGTGACGCTGACCGCTACCGAAAGGTCGGTGAGCCCGCTGACACCCTCTGCGGAAGAGTCTCCCTGCTGCGAACTGCTTCTGCCCGCTGGTACGCTGCGTATCAGTGGAAAGCTGACGCCAGAGCTGCTGCAGATGCTTATCCGGGAAATGCAGGGAGAATGCCGGTTATATCACTCCCTGCGGGCTCACGCATCTGGCTGGTTGCCGGCGTGA
- a CDS encoding DUF1380 family protein has translation MYGTREQLCRMLSEQYPAETPLNLIIWSPVDIQALAEGMEYVVSEQDTRTILERIDEIPEEQQLESGVSACAVMVLINQVKEIGQEVPVELLETLLTTAEQALWRREWAARDDNHPVPDSVMRRLADMAKVRALLKR, from the coding sequence ATGTACGGAACCCGTGAACAACTTTGCCGGATGCTGAGTGAGCAATACCCCGCTGAGACACCTTTGAATCTTATTATCTGGTCCCCGGTAGATATCCAGGCGCTGGCAGAAGGAATGGAGTATGTCGTTTCTGAGCAGGATACAAGAACCATTCTTGAGCGAATAGACGAAATACCAGAAGAACAGCAGCTTGAGTCCGGAGTGTCTGCCTGTGCGGTGATGGTGCTGATAAACCAGGTGAAAGAGATCGGGCAGGAGGTGCCGGTTGAATTGCTTGAAACCCTGCTGACTACCGCCGAACAGGCATTGTGGCGCCGGGAATGGGCCGCCCGGGATGATAACCATCCGGTGCCGGACAGCGTGATGCGCCGTCTGGCTGATATGGCGAAAGTGCGCGCATTACTGAAACGCTGA
- a CDS encoding DNA methylase yields MSRFVLGDCVQIMSAFPDTAVDFILTDPPYLVGFRDRSGRTIAGDITDEWLQPACHQMYRVLKKDALMVSFYGWNSADRYIAAWKAAGFRIVGHLVFTKTYSSKAAYVGYRHECAYLLAKGRPRLPENPLPDVLGWKYSGNRHHPTEKPVTSLQPLIESFTPPGAIVLDPFAGSGSTCVAAYRAGRRYIGIEMLAQYHRAGTKRLAAVNTPAANDEWLPEAA; encoded by the coding sequence ATGTCCCGATTTGTCCTGGGCGATTGCGTCCAAATCATGTCTGCGTTTCCTGACACTGCCGTTGATTTCATACTGACCGACCCGCCGTATCTGGTGGGGTTTCGTGACCGTTCCGGGCGCACCATCGCAGGCGATATCACTGACGAGTGGCTGCAACCGGCCTGTCATCAGATGTATCGCGTGCTGAAAAAGGATGCGCTGATGGTGAGTTTCTACGGCTGGAATAGCGCCGATCGCTATATCGCGGCCTGGAAGGCGGCGGGGTTCCGTATCGTCGGTCATCTGGTGTTCACCAAAACCTACTCGTCCAAAGCGGCCTATGTCGGCTACCGCCACGAATGCGCCTACCTGCTGGCAAAAGGCCGCCCGCGTCTGCCGGAAAACCCGCTGCCGGATGTGCTCGGCTGGAAATACAGCGGTAATCGCCATCACCCGACAGAGAAGCCTGTGACCAGCCTGCAACCGCTGATTGAATCCTTCACACCTCCCGGAGCCATCGTGTTAGATCCATTTGCCGGGAGCGGCTCTACCTGTGTGGCGGCATACCGCGCCGGACGCCGCTATATCGGCATCGAAATGCTGGCGCAGTACCACAGAGCGGGAACCAAGCGACTGGCGGCCGTCAATACCCCAGCGGCGAACGATGAATGGCTCCCGGAGGCGGCGTGA